GGGAGTAACCAGTATGTTTGCCTCACCTGCCTTGCTTAACCGTGTGGGTAAATACGGTAAAGAAAAAGAGATAAAACTCCCTTCCTTAAAAAGACTTATTTCTGCGGGAGCGCCGGTGGCACCTACCAATATTAAGCAGTTTTCCTCCATGCTTAGCCAAGGTACCGAAATTCACACCCCTTATGGTGCCACCGAAGCGGTACCGATTATTTCTATTGGCAGCAATGAAATATTGCATGAAACCGAAGCGCTAAGCCGAAAGGGATATGGAAACTGCGTCGGTTATCCGATCAATAATATTATGATTCGCATCATAAAAGTCAGTGATAATCCCATTGAAAAATGGTCTGATGACCTGGTGGTCAAAGATGGCGAAATGGGTGAAATAACGGTGAAGGGTGATCTGGTAACCAGGCAGTATTTTGAAAAACCGAAAGCGGATATGATGGCCAAGATCAAGCAGGGAAATGAAATCTGGCACAGGATGGGAGACCTCGGCTGGCGCGATAAAAAAGGCAGAATCTGGTTCTGCGGCAGGAAAAGCCACCGCGTGATAACAAAAGAAGGCACTCTTTTCACCATACCCTGTGAAGCCATTTTCAATGAGCACCCACAGGTATTCAGAAGCGCTCTGGTGGGTGTCGGTCCGCAGAAAAACCAAAAACCGATCATCTGTATCGAACGGATTGATGGGGGCCATAAAATAAATAAAAAGGACCTCACGTCAGAGCTTCTGGAAATGGCAAAACAAAACCAACTGACCCAAAGTATTGAGACGGTACTGTACCACCACAGTTTTCCGGTGGACATCAGACATAATTCGAAAATTTTCCGTGAAAAACTGGCACGATGGGCGGAAAAGAGGTTAAGGATTCGCCCAGGTAAGCCTGGATACTAAAAATAAAATGACCGTAAAAACCAAACCAAATATCCTGGTGACCGGTGGGGGTGGCTTTTTAGGCAAAGCCATTGTCAAAATGCTTCTGCAAGCCGGTGAAAATGTCCGCAGCTTCTCCCGGAACTTTTATCCTGAACTTGAATCAATGGGGGTGGATCAAATCCAGGGCGACATTGGTGAGCATTCAGCGGTAATAAAAGCGTGCCATGGAATTCAAGCTGTGTTTCACACTGCAGCAAAGCCTCCGCCATGGGGGAACTATGCGGACTATTACCGAACGAACGTAGTGGGTACCCAAAACGTCATCGATGCCTGTAATTATCAGAAAGTTTCCAAGCTGGTGTACACAAGTACGCCAAGTGTGGTCTTTAACGGCACCGACATCGAAGGTGTAGACGAAACCTTCTCCTACCCTGCCAGGTATGCCACCCCCTATTCAGAAACCAAAGCGCTTGCCGAACAAAAAGTGGTCAAGAGCACAAGTGACCACCTTAGAACAATTATATTGAGACCGCATGAAATTTGGGGCCCGGGTGATAATCACATTGCTCCGCGGCTTATTGCAAGGGCAAAACGACTTAAAAGAATTGGCAATGGTAAAAATCTTATAGACACGACCTATATCGATAATGCGGTAGATGCCCACCTTCTGGCTTATGAAAAGTTAGAAGAAAACCCTGCCATTTCCGGAATGATTTATTTCATCAGCCAGGATGAACCTGTTTTGGCTTGGGACATGATCAACGCTTTTTTAAAGGCAGCGGGTTTGGGTCCTGTAAAAAAGTCGGTGCCTTACAGAATAGCATGGCTGTCCGGAGCCTTCCTTGAGATGGTGTACAAAATATTTCGCTTATCCGGTGAACCGTATATCACCCGTTTTATGGCCTATGCTGCAGCGAAATCCCACTGGTTCAATATCAGTGCGGCGAAAAGAGATCTTGGGTACTCTCCACGTGTTTCCATAGAAGAAGGTCTCATCATTTACCAAGAGTGGCTGAAAAAAAACAAATAAGCAGAAACCGATCCCTCAATTATTTAAATTATGGTTGCTATCTCAGCCACTGGACAACACATGGCACTCAAGTTCTTTGTTAATCGGCCTGAAGCGGACTAATATACCCACACAGTTTCCTCATATAGCTATGACAACGATTATATAACTGATAAATGCGGACAAGGTATAGCCTGACACTCGCAATCCGACACCCGATCAACTATTTTACCGTTACAACCGGGCAATGGGCATTCAAAATCACGTACTGGGCAGTGGAGCCCATCAAAAGCTTTCCCACCTTTGATCTTCTTTTGACTCCGACAATGATTTCATCAATGTGATTTTCCTTGGCAAACTCAACCACATCCTCACCGGGTGTAAGGCCACGAATAAGCAGGTGGGTCTTACAGGGAATGTTGTTATCTTTAAAAAGCACCTCAGCATATTCAAGCCCGCGTTTGGCCTGATCCATATCCTCTCGTTCTTTTTCAGTTCCCTTTACCATCGATGTAACCACATCAACTTCTCCTTTAAAAACCATCGCATGGTGTTTCGCTAGGTCTAAAGCTTCCTTGCCCGAGTTGGAACCGTCATACCCTACCAAAATTTTCATTTTTATCATCCTTTCATATAAATTAAAAAATAAATGCCCAGAGGGCATCGTTTTAAAAAATAAACAAAAGTAGTTGTTCACATATTATAACAACAATCTGATATGTCAACTTTTAAGGATTCACCCAACGTTGAAATTAGAATCCAAGTTGCAAGCAATAAACGGCTCCATCCGCTTTAGCCGGTGGGCCTACTTTTCATTTGTATTTTTATCCATAATCTGATATTTAACAAGTAATCAAGATTTCTGTTCAGCATAGTTTAAGAGGACTATAATGCAACTAATTGATACCATCAATGAAATACCGATGTTTAAGCGCTTTACGGAAAGCGAAAAGAATATGTTTGCCAAACTGGAGCATTCACTTCTTGGATTTAAAAAAGATGATGTCATAATAAGGGAGGGAGATGCATTTACATCACTCTATCTGTTAATAAAGGGAACAGTTCAAATCACCAAGGAAGAACTCAGCATACCCATAGCTAAGCTATCCCAGGGTGCGCTATTTGGGGAAATGTCCTTTTTTACCAAAAAACCCCGTCACAGCAACGTGATTGCCAATGAAAATGTTCTGGTTTTGAAACTTGACAAATTATTTTTCGAAAAGGTCGATTCTACCATTAGGGATAAAATAAAAGACTATCTTATTGAGCTGCTCATTAATCGCCTTGATTCAGTGAATGAGTCTTTGAGTAAGATATCAAAATTCGCCAGAATATCAACTTTGAATCAATAATTATCTTTTCCTATTCAATTGTCACCAATCATCCAAGCTAAAACCAGTTTTCGGGTGGGTGTTATTTCCGATACACATGGTTTGTTGCAACCAGCAGCAATTGACGCCTTTAAAGGCACAGACCTTATCATCCATGCCGGGGATGTGGGCAAACCGGATATTCTCCATGATTTGCAGGCGATTGCTCCGGTGAAAGCGGTAAGGGGCAATATGGACATGGACAACTGGGCACACAAGCTGCCGATGACGAAGTTAATTAAAGTTGGAGGTGTATTGCTCTACATTATTCATGATGTTTATAAAATTGATATAAAACCCGACAAAGCAGGAATCAGCGCTATAATACACGGTCATACCCACAAACCTTCTTCCATTGAAGACCATCATGGCATCCTCTTTCTAAACCCGGGAAGCGCTACCCAACCTCGTTTCAATAACCCGGCATCTGTGGCCTTGCTTCATGTAAAGGAGAAATCACTGGTTACCCAATTTTTTGAGTTGTAGAATAATCAGAGACCTTTCCAATTCAATAAAAGGAAGTTTGTACTTTTCCACCGTTAAAGACAAACGATCCCTATCGGCAGATTCTAATTCAGCTTTAGAAAGCTTTCCCTTCATGGCAATCAGACTTCCACCTTCTGCCAGCAAAGGCAATGCCTGAAGTACAATATTATCCAGTCTGGAAAATGCGCGGCAAATAATTACATCAAAAGAATGCTTAAAAGGCTTTTTTTCTGCCAGTTCCTCAGATCTTACATGACGGGCGTTAATTCCAACCAGCTTGATCGTTCGGATCGCATGTTTTAAAAAACTAACTTTTTTTCGTGAGGCATCTATGAGAGTCACTGCTAAAGATGGATTCATAATTTTGAGCGGAATTCCGGGAAAACCTCCACCAGAGCCCATATCGAGTAGGCGGCCATACTCGGGTATCACCCCGACTGAAATGATTGAATCCAAGAAGTGTTTGACAGCGACTTCGACCGGGTCAGTAATGGTGGTGAGATTAATGTTGCGGTTCCATTTGACCAGTTCTTTGCAATGAATGGAAAATTGATCTGTTATTCTCCGGTCAACATGAATATTAAGGTTCGCGGCTCCTTCTTCGATCAGTTTTTTCCACTGATTGCTTCCAATGTTCATATCGGTATTATAAATAAACGCCTATGGAACCCCTTTCCATTCACCATTCGATGTTGGCCGTTCGATTTACGTTGTATTGCCTTTCCATTTAAATTAGGTGATACAAACCCGTCTCACTTCTTTTATATCTGTAAGCCCGTTAAAAACCTTTAAAATGCCGTCTTGCTTCAGCGTGGTCATTCCCTCTTCTATGGAAAGGGCAAAAAGCTCTTCAGTGGAGGCCTGCTTTTTAATCAGCCTTTTAACTCCCGGTGTCCCTTCCATTAGTTCATGGATTCCGAGCCTGCCCTTATAACCTGTCCCCGAGCAGACCTCACAGCTTCCGCAGCGTTTTATGGTAAGGTCGGATGTATATTTTATGCCGGTTTTCTTCAAATCTTCTTTGCCGTAATCCATTGCAATTTCATTAAATTCCTCCTTGGGCAGTTTCTCTTCCTTGCAACAGTTCTGGCACAATCTTCTGACCAGTCTTTGCGCCAGCACGCCAAGAAAAGCATCAGAAAAATTAAGTGCATTGAGACCCATGTCGAGCAAACGGGTGATGGTTTCCGGCGCACTGTTGGTATGAAGTGTTGAAAAAACAAGATGTCCGGTAAGAGATGCCTCTATACCTATGGCTGCTGTTTCTTCATCACGCATTTCGCCTATCATAATCACATCGGGATCTGCCCGCAAAAAAGCACGCATGATCCTGGCAAAATCGAGCCCTATTCTGGGCTTTGCCTCCACCTGCCTTAAACCGGCTTGTGTGATTTCCACCGGATCTTCTGCGGTCCAGATTTTAATATCCGGTTTATTAATATGGCCGAGAGCGGAATGAAGCGTGGTGGTTTTACCTGAACCTGTCGGGCCAACGGCCAGTACAAGACCATAAGGTTTTTGAATAATATTTTTTAACACATTCAGATTCCTGTCGGTCAGAGCCATATCGTCTATCTTCATGGTCCCTGCCTTGGCCAGGATTCTCAAAACAGCGTCCTCAAACCCGCCTGCTGTGGGGAGGGTGGCAACTCGAAGTTCGAATTGTGGCACACCTTTACGCTTGAATTTGATTTTTCCGTCCTGAGGTAATCGCCGCTCCGCAATATCGAGGGAAGACATAATTTTAATCCTTGAAAGAATGCCTCTGGCCATAGAATTGGGAACCTTGATATATTCCTGGCATACACCGTCCAGTCTAAAGCGAATATTGGTGGCTTTGGTAATCGGAGACGGCTCTATATGTATATCAGAGGCATTTTTTCTAAAGGCGGCAATGATGCACTGATCCACCAGTTTCACCACCTTGCTGGAGCTTTCATCATCCTCATCTAATGCTTCATCAACTTCTTCCTCTTCTTCAAAAGAAACATCCGGAATTAAATCAAAATCATCAAGTCCATCCGCAGAGGTAACCGTTTCACTAATTCGGTCGGTATCGTAAAAGCGCTTTATATACTCTTCAATATCCTCCTTTATTGCCACGGAAAAATTAATCTTGGAAGTATTCAACAAAGTTTTAATATTATCGGTTTTGTTCAGGTCCCTCGGGTCATCAACCAGTACTTCCACCCCATCCTTATCCCAGCTTAATGGAACCCATCCTTCATTTAATAAAAACGCTTTTTTTAATTTTCCTAAAAGCTCAGTCGGTGTCTCCAAGGCGTCGCTATAGTTTCTGAAGGAACAGCCATAGTATGCGGAAAAGGATTTACCAATATCTTCCTTATTGATCTGGTATTGACTTGTCAGAACAAATTCCACGCTCTTTTTCATTTTCTTTGACAGGGCAAAAGCCTTTTGCAACTGGTCGGTGGTCACTTTTTCCTGTCTCAGCAGGTAATCATATTTGGACCCGGAAGACAGGTTGGCCTGAATGGCATCGAGTCTTTTTTTGATTTCGGAATCAACGGGGTCGAATTTGGCTGCCGCTTTATATAAATCAAGGGCCTGATCCTTATGGTCTCTTCGATCCATTTCCTTGCCAAAATAAAATGTGATACGAGCCCTTTTCTTTTTATCCAGCCGCTGATCATTGACAAGAGATTCAACCTGTTCGACAGCCTTTGCCGGGGAATGGAGTTTAAGCACCGCTTTGGCAAATTGAGGAAATATTTTATCAACCGGGTAATCCTGGAATAATATTTTTTTATATTCGGCGATGGCTTCTTTATGAAGACCCATGCCACTGAAAGCTTCAGCGCTGTCAAGAATCGCAGTGTTGCTTTCATCATCAGTCATCATGGTCTCTTTAAACCTTGAAATGTCTTCAGCAGAAACCTGATTGGGTTCATCCTTTTCCAGATTTGCCACTTCCTCTTCTACCAGGCGAATCTTTTCTTTTATTGTTTTAATCGTTTGAACGTCCTTTTTCGGAAGGCTTGACATAATTTGCTTATAAATATTAAGAGATTCATCGTATAATCCCATGGAACGGCAAACATCGGCCTCATTAATTCTAGCTTTTATATCTGTTTTCATTTCTGCCTTTTCTTTTTTATTTCTTGAAGAAACGCTTAAACGTATTTCTGGTTTTATCCATTTTAATGGTGTTACATACTCAACACCTGTATGATTTTATCCTTGGGACATTTGGCTCCCACTGAAACCACAGTTGTATTTTTCCCGGGCAGCAATATGGTATCATTTGATTCACCCTTATCCAGATAGCAGACCTTTAAGTTGCCTAAGCCAAAAAAATCACCGATACTAGACATTAGGACTGACCAGTCCTCCAAAGAGGTGTCAATGTATATATCTTCCAGCCTGCAATTTGAGCCCACCTGCTTTTCAATCTTTTTTTTAATATGATCAAGTGTATCCAAAGGCTCTACTTTCTGCACCTTTACTTCCTGTTTTTCTGTTTTCTTCTTTTCTTTGTTCTCATCTTTAAGTCTTGCCACCTCAAGGATCAAAGGCTGCAAATCACTTTCAATTTTATTTTCCATCTTAGGACAAACATTCTGAATTGAGATATTCACTTCTTCCCAGGAAAATATCTTATAAGCGGCCGGTTTACCCTGCAAGTCGTCTACCCTGGCGTCAAGCAATTCACCATCCTGGAAAAAGAGGACTCCCTTTTTCCCGGTGGATTTATCTTCCAGCCTGATGGTACATGTCTTTTGCTCCATCTCCATTAATTGCAGGAAAATACCGGATGAAACACTATGAAGGGTCCCGCCCTCGGATTCCTTTCTGAGGGTAGCCATTATATCTCTGGCAAGATCCTCCAGCATAAACGGTTTTGCAATGTATCCAACAGCGCCGCCTTCGCGGGCAAGCTTTTCCATATCAGGAGTACTGTACCCGGTAATAATAATGACCGGAATATCCGGATAATTCCCCATAATATGGGTCAACAGAGCGAAACCGTCCATCTGAGGCATTTTTAAATCGGTAACCACCAGAGAAAACGCTTTTTCTGTTAGCATCTTCACCGCATCCGTCCCGTCCTCAGCGATTGATACCGAAAATGTCTCCTTGTATTTGGAAAGACCATCTTTAAGGGCAAGCAGCATTTCCCTGTCATCATCAACAATAAGTACATTTTTTACCATAAAATCTCCTCGTAAAAAATTTTAGCAATTTTTTAAAAAAATAAACCGGGAAGTTTCAACGGCCAGAGGGTTTAGGTCCCCCGCCTGATCATTTCCCATCTTCCTTGCATCATAGTCTCCAAGCTTTTTTACGAAGCTTTATCAATATCCACAATCTTTATTCCTGCCACATAATCCATCGCTTTATATTTCTTAATATTGCCGATTTTTTTTATGATATCATTTAGTTTTTTAATCTGTTGATCTATGGAAACGATTTTGTTGTGTATTTTGTCATCGCTTTTCAAATCGAACAATACCTCGTCTAACAGATTATTAATTATCGTAAGCGGCTGGTTCATTCTGTGGGCAACACCACCTGCCATCTCAAGAACCCCCTGAAATTTTTCTCTGGTTGAACGATCTTTTTGTTGTTTGGCGCGTTGGGTCATATCCCGGGCAATTCCCTTGATATGGTATGCCCGGCCGTTTTTTTTCGCAAGGATTCCCTCTAATTCGATATAGCGAGTATGACCGTTGCCGTCAATGACAGGTAGAATAACTTCTTCATGACCAATTTTTAAAATATCGGAAAGGAACAGAAGAAAAAGGACTTTCTGGCCCGGGAGCAAAAATTCAGATAATGATTTGCCGATTAACTCATCTTTGGGAAATCCGATTATTTCGGTAACTGCCTTGTTAACATCGATTAAATTCCCCTGGAGGTCAAAAACAATAATGCCTTCGTCTTGATTATCTATCGCCCCGTTAAGACTGGGTTGAGATTCCTGTTCTTCTATTTGACCGGTAATATCCTTAATAACTCCATCAATATGCTCCACGGTGCCATCATCGTCTATCACCGCCCTGGCGGTCACTGCGCACCAGATCGTGGTGCCATCTTTTTTTACGAATGGGATGGGAAGATCCACCACCCGTCCTCTTTGTAATATGGAAGTTACCAGAACACCCCTGTCTTTTTTATTCCGGTAAAGGTTGATCTCAGGATAGGCCGTTAATTCCGAAGTAGAGTTAAAACCGAATAGCCGGGCATAAGACCAGTTGCAATAAACAATTTTTCCTTCAACCGTTGTTCGGTGTATGGCCGCAGGTATGCTGTTAAAAAAATCGGTGTACTTTTCTGCCGAACTGGTAATCACTTTTTCATAAGGTAAGTCGGCCATATTTTAACCGGTTCCTCGAAACCTTGGCAAAGCGGCTTTTCAAAGGTTTCTCAGTCTAGGATGGGTAACATAAAAACCCAACCACCACATGGAAGCTATAAAAATAATCCGCCGTATTACTATAAAACAATTCCTAGTTTTTTAATTTTTTTTTCGTATTTATCTGACCATGGCGCCATATATTTTTCCAGTTCAGGAAGAACTCCCAGTTCTTCAGCGAGTTCCTTTACTGAAGTAATTACTCCATCCGCCAGTTCCTTTTCATCGGCCTGGCCGGTATAGCTAATTTTCCGATTAGCATACTCAAACTCAGCAGCAAACGGATCAAGAAAAGCATAGTCTTCCGCTTTTTCCACAAACTTCTTTTTTAGAATACTACTGAAACCCGCTCCTTTATTCTTTTTGGTTGGGACGACCGTTTCGAATACTTCTAAAAATTCCTCCAGCATGGCAAGAATATCCGAATTGGTCTCGGATACTTGTTCTGTTGATTCACCAGTAGTCTGTTCGCCATTCATGGGGATCCGGCTGACATTAAAAATTCCACCCGATTTTTTGGTTTTGGCTATGAGGGTCTTAAGGTTATTTGGTGAAGATTTATCCTGTTCACCGGCCCAGGAATAAGAACCGCCGATTATTTCACCAGTGCTGATAAAAACCAAACCACTCTCCTTGCCGTTACCAATTGAAACGTCGATATACCCGGTCAGTTTTTCCGATCTCATTTTTTTAATCAATCCCTCAAGATCGGTAAAATCAGTACTGAGATCTTTGTAAATTTTTTCTGCCGAAGGCAAGCTGGCCCAGAAATATACCTCTTCCTGTGATATTTTATATATGCTTACGGAATAGTTTTGGTCGGACTCAGCTTGCATCAATTGGTCAATGGCTTTATCGCCGCTTAGCATGGTATCTTTTTCTTGAAAATAACCGTTTAACAGCTCATCTTCATCAAAAAAGATCGCCCCTTCAGCAGAATGGGATTTGAAGAAAACACCGCCTGAGCCGATTTCGCCCTGATAATGTTCAAACAGCTTTCTGATATCCAAATAATAAATATTCAAGTTTTCAATAACAGGTTTTTCTCGGGGAATGATGACCATTATCCTTTGCTCCTTCACTAATTTAATCGCATTTGCTACTATCTCCGACGACGCAGCCGCTCTATTGATAGACGAATGCTATCCTGCATTCTTGAAATGGCTTCTGCTAAATCGCCTATCTCGTCCTTTCCTGCAATGTCTATGTTAGCATCCAGTTCACCCACGCTGATTCGGTTGGAAACCTCAGTTAAAGATTTAATTTTTCCTGATAATCTGTGGCCGTAGAAGTAAACAATAAAACCGATCAGCAAAATAGTGGCAATAAATATCCCAAAAACAATATTACGAGTGATATCCGTCTGTTTCTTGGCCCTTATATTAAGCAATTTAACTGGACCGGTGAACTCATCCACATAGGTCGTGGCCGCTATGATAAATGGAGTCCCTTCAACCGGAGTGCACACCATAAATTTTTCTCTAAAAGAGCCGTCTTTTTCCCACCACGTATAATATCCTCTTGATTCTCCACCTTGTTTTACCCCGGTATAAACTTTCCAAAAACCGGCAAAATTCTTCCCCATGGGCTTTTTTAATGCACTCATATCAATACCGATTATGTTTGGATTTACATGCAGCCATGTGCGCCAGACACCTTTCGAGCCCGGTAGTTCATAAAGAGCGGAATATCCGGTCATTCCTACCTTTTGTACAGCGATTCTTTTAAATTCTGCGTTGTAGTTGTAATCCTTTCTTTTCATACCGGGATGGGACTCAAGAAACAGGCTGCATTCCGCGGCAACCTTTCTGGCGGCATCAGCCACCTTCTCTTCCACCAAGGTTTTAACGATCTTGGAGCTTTCCGAGGTCAGGAGCGAAGAAAGATTGTTCATTTGCCATAAATAGAGAATATTGGCAGTGATTATTAAAACAATAGGAAGGGCAAAGAAAAGCAGAAGCATTTTACTGCGTAAGCCAAGGCCCTTTAAATTAAAGCTTTTAGTCTTTTTTTTCCTGGGGTATTTGCTCTTTTTTTTGCGTTTATAAGCAGGTGCTTTTTTGATATCGACTTTTTTATCCGGTTTGGTGGGCTGTGGTTTGGGAAAGGATACGGTCGGAGTTTCAACAGGCTTTGTCACCGTAATAATAAAATCGCACACATCGCATTTAAACTTTGCCCGATTACCTTTAATTTTTGAGGGGTCAATGCTGAACTTTTTACCGCATTCCTCGCATATGACAATCATTATTATACTCCTTATTGTATTAAAACCCGCTCGCCTGTTAAATGAGTCTTAAGCATTCACCGAGGGCTGAAATCAGAAAAGGCTACCATTAATCAATATCCTTTTTCCTTTATTTTATGAACCATACTCAGCTTAAAGGCAGTCCTTTTTTCTTCACGCTCAATGGCCATGGCAAGAACCTCAACAAGCTCGGCTGCTCTGAAAGCCGGAAATTTTGAGATGTGTTGGTCCATATTGGTTATCTCGTCTTCGATTAAAATTTCCGCAACCGGCCCCACCGCAAGTGATAATTGAGTATTGAGGAAATTAAAAAAATCGTCATCCGCCATCAAAATATCTTCTGCTGCGGACTCGACCAACTTCAGTTGTAGAAGCCTGGAGATGGTATCCTTTATCTCCTTTATATTCATCCCGGTTTCTTGAGCAATGATTCCAAGATTTTTTTTGCCGTCCAATCCCAGAAAAACATTCAGCAATTTGCTGTCTAAAGTAATGTCATCCTGGTTGCCGGTGACCACTTGCTTAAAGACCATAGATGAAATATCACCTGACAAAACATCCATTGCCTTACCTCCTATGGGCGATCGAAAAATTATTGCGGATATGATCCGTTTTTAAAGCGTTTACCGCCTGCGGTGGGAAGCAGATAAACGCCGGTTTGGAAATGGGATGTTTGGAAATCGTCTCACATGATCTTACTTTCTTTCTTTTCTTAATTTTAATTCCTCCCTCAGGGAATCAAACTCCGATCGGATTAACTGTCTGATCTGATCCATGGCATCGGTAAAAAGCTCTATGGGAATTACTTCAGTCTTTT
The sequence above is drawn from the Thermodesulfobacteriota bacterium genome and encodes:
- a CDS encoding HAMP domain-containing protein, coding for MIVICEECGKKFSIDPSKIKGNRAKFKCDVCDFIITVTKPVETPTVSFPKPQPTKPDKKVDIKKAPAYKRKKKSKYPRKKKTKSFNLKGLGLRSKMLLLFFALPIVLIITANILYLWQMNNLSSLLTSESSKIVKTLVEEKVADAARKVAAECSLFLESHPGMKRKDYNYNAEFKRIAVQKVGMTGYSALYELPGSKGVWRTWLHVNPNIIGIDMSALKKPMGKNFAGFWKVYTGVKQGGESRGYYTWWEKDGSFREKFMVCTPVEGTPFIIAATTYVDEFTGPVKLLNIRAKKQTDITRNIVFGIFIATILLIGFIVYFYGHRLSGKIKSLTEVSNRISVGELDANIDIAGKDEIGDLAEAISRMQDSIRLSIERLRRRR